In Serratia marcescens subsp. marcescens ATCC 13880, a single genomic region encodes these proteins:
- a CDS encoding helix-turn-helix transcriptional regulator, which yields MERTINLCPGIGASAHIIQYTELLFPSVYFEQPHLYLIQQGHKRVRWQQHEVVAHPGELLIIDGGQTVDIINGPSEDGVFSCQLLTCDPLLLTVQPPAEETPAPMPFDAVLALRNLPCALKHSFETTGLALTLRQRFPTIIVRHKMLEILLWLAQFGIRFIHNEAKDLTQRVRRCLATDPHSIWTAAKVAESLSMSEVMLRRKLSMENTALRNLMIDVRMSSALALLQSTDWPISAIAQHVGYESASRFAERFRKRFGFAPTAIRGHQRIMEPGSQGVEAMVAGET from the coding sequence ATGGAACGTACAATTAATCTCTGTCCTGGAATTGGCGCCTCAGCGCACATCATTCAGTATACTGAATTATTATTCCCTTCAGTCTATTTTGAGCAACCACATCTGTATCTGATACAACAAGGCCATAAGCGCGTACGCTGGCAACAACACGAAGTGGTCGCTCATCCCGGCGAGCTGTTGATTATCGACGGCGGGCAAACGGTGGACATTATTAACGGCCCGTCCGAAGACGGCGTATTCAGTTGCCAACTGCTAACCTGCGATCCCCTGTTGCTCACCGTCCAACCTCCGGCCGAGGAAACGCCAGCGCCGATGCCGTTCGATGCCGTCCTGGCGCTGCGCAACCTGCCCTGCGCCCTAAAGCACAGTTTTGAAACCACCGGCCTGGCGCTGACGCTGCGGCAACGCTTTCCCACCATCATCGTGCGGCACAAAATGCTGGAAATTCTGTTGTGGCTGGCCCAATTCGGCATTCGCTTTATTCACAACGAAGCCAAGGATCTGACGCAGCGCGTGCGCCGCTGCCTGGCGACCGATCCGCACAGCATTTGGACGGCGGCCAAAGTCGCGGAGAGCCTGTCGATGAGTGAAGTGATGTTGCGCCGCAAACTGTCGATGGAAAACACCGCGTTGCGCAACCTGATGATTGACGTGCGCATGAGCAGCGCGCTGGCCCTGCTGCAGTCGACCGACTGGCCGATCTCCGCCATCGCGCAACATGTGGGTTATGAAAGCGCCTCGCGTTTCGCCGAACGTTTTCGCAAACGCTTCGGTTTCGCCCCTACCGCCATTCGCGGTCATCAGAGGATTATGGAACCCGGCTCTCAGGGCGTTGAGGCGATGGTCGCCGGAGAAACATAA
- a CDS encoding LysR family transcriptional regulator, with product MKSDLSALPAFVAVAEGGSFAAAAEKLHLTRSAVSKIVSRLEARLGVMLFMRTTRSLSLTDEGALYYEHCRQALANVQAAENQLDSGKMQVSGRLRVSVPVLFGHLCIAPVLTALANEHPLLTLEISFSDRRIDLIDEGFDLAVRIGELADSGSLVARRLGEHGMLLCASPDYLQRCGEPRTVEALSRHQAVGYLHAGAVLPWQLRGENGELRPFRPPAKMMMDDMQGIVDAVSAGAGIAWLPEWLVRERLMAGTLVEIMRGGSSLSFPVNVVWPYMPYQPLKVRLAVDKLVAELPGKLALAAPWVSSR from the coding sequence ATGAAAAGCGATCTCAGCGCACTGCCGGCGTTTGTCGCCGTGGCGGAAGGCGGCAGTTTCGCCGCCGCCGCAGAGAAACTGCATCTGACGCGCTCTGCGGTCAGCAAAATCGTATCGCGTCTCGAGGCTCGGCTTGGCGTGATGTTGTTTATGCGCACCACGCGCAGCCTGAGCCTGACGGATGAAGGGGCGCTGTACTATGAGCACTGCCGGCAGGCGTTGGCAAACGTTCAGGCGGCGGAAAACCAGCTCGACAGCGGCAAGATGCAGGTCAGCGGCCGGCTCAGAGTCTCGGTGCCGGTGCTGTTCGGCCATTTGTGCATTGCGCCCGTGTTGACGGCGCTGGCGAATGAACATCCCTTGCTGACGCTGGAAATTTCATTCAGCGACCGCAGGATCGATCTGATCGACGAGGGGTTCGATCTGGCGGTTCGCATTGGCGAGCTGGCGGACAGCGGCAGCCTGGTTGCCCGGCGCTTGGGCGAACACGGCATGCTGCTGTGCGCCTCGCCCGATTATCTGCAGCGCTGCGGCGAGCCGAGAACGGTAGAGGCGTTAAGCCGACATCAGGCGGTGGGGTATCTGCACGCCGGCGCCGTGCTGCCCTGGCAGCTTCGCGGCGAAAACGGCGAGCTGCGGCCGTTCAGGCCACCGGCCAAGATGATGATGGATGACATGCAGGGGATTGTCGATGCGGTGTCCGCCGGCGCCGGTATTGCCTGGCTGCCGGAGTGGCTGGTGCGCGAGCGCTTGATGGCGGGGACGTTGGTGGAGATCATGCGCGGTGGGTCCAGCCTCAGTTTCCCGGTGAACGTCGTGTGGCCCTATATGCCTTACCAGCCGCTCAAGGTGCGGCTGGCGGTAGACAAACTGGTGGCGGAGCTGCCGGGAAAATTGGCGCTTGCAGCACCGTGGGTATCGTCTCGCTAA
- a CDS encoding FMN-dependent NADH-azoreductase, whose translation MKKILVLKSSIMGNDSQTNNLIDRYLAARKAKGHEDRIVEHDLTALDLPVLDGELFGALRGAENISPRAKAAVALSDRLIAELKESDLLLLGAPMYNLNVPTQLKNWFDLVARARMTFNYTATYPVGLVEGVNALIFSSRGGMHAGHPTDAVTPYLRSVLGLMGIGDVQFIYAEGLDMRPHGLAQGLANAHQRIAELAG comes from the coding sequence ATGAAAAAAATACTGGTACTCAAATCCAGCATTATGGGAAATGACTCGCAGACCAATAACCTGATTGACCGCTATCTGGCGGCGCGTAAGGCGAAAGGACACGAAGATCGGATCGTCGAACACGATCTGACGGCGTTGGATCTGCCGGTATTGGACGGCGAGCTGTTCGGTGCGCTGCGCGGCGCGGAAAACATCAGCCCACGCGCCAAAGCAGCGGTGGCGCTCTCCGACCGGCTGATTGCCGAACTGAAAGAGAGCGATCTGCTGCTGCTCGGCGCGCCAATGTACAACCTCAACGTCCCGACCCAGTTGAAAAACTGGTTCGATCTGGTGGCCCGCGCCCGGATGACCTTCAACTATACCGCCACCTACCCGGTGGGGTTGGTGGAAGGCGTCAATGCGCTGATATTCAGTTCACGCGGCGGCATGCACGCCGGGCATCCGACCGATGCCGTAACGCCCTACCTGCGTTCGGTGCTGGGGTTGATGGGGATCGGTGACGTGCAATTTATCTATGCCGAAGGGCTGGATATGAGACCGCACGGCCTCGCGCAGGGGCTGGCGAATGCCCACCAGCGGATCGCAGAATTGGCGGGCTGA
- the fliE gene encoding flagellar hook-basal body complex protein FliE, which produces MAIQGIEGVLQQMQTMAVQAGKMGQNAAPQGVSFASELTAALGKISETQQTARKQAQDFELGAPGISLNDVMVDLQKSSVSLQLGVQVRNKLVAAYQDIMNMPV; this is translated from the coding sequence ATGGCGATTCAGGGCATTGAAGGGGTGCTGCAGCAGATGCAGACCATGGCGGTTCAGGCCGGCAAGATGGGGCAGAATGCGGCGCCGCAGGGCGTCAGCTTCGCCAGCGAACTGACCGCGGCGCTCGGCAAGATCAGCGAGACCCAACAAACGGCGCGCAAGCAGGCGCAGGATTTCGAGCTGGGCGCGCCAGGCATCAGCTTGAACGATGTGATGGTCGATCTGCAGAAATCGTCGGTGTCTTTGCAGCTGGGCGTGCAGGTGCGCAACAAGCTGGTGGCGGCCTACCAGGATATTATGAATATGCCGGTGTGA
- the fliF gene encoding flagellar basal-body MS-ring/collar protein FliF, giving the protein MSASITAGESRDNGLQAIWNRLRANPKIPLLVAASAAIAIVVALLLWVKSPDYRVLYSNLNDRDGGAIVTQLTQMNIPYRFAENGAALLIPAEKVHETRLRLAQQGLPKGGAVGFELLDQEKFGISQFSEQINYQRALEGELSRTIESLGPVQNARVHLALPKPSLFVREQKSPSASVTLTLQPGRALDDGQINAIVYMVSSSVAGLPPGNVTVVDQAGRLLTQSDGTGRDLNASQLKYANEVENGFQRRIEAILAPVVGSANVRAQVTAQIDFATREQTDEQYQPNQQPDKAAIRSQQTSLSEQIGGPQVGGVPGALSNQPSAPATAPIETAKPAAVNNANATAQNAATTRSAAASGVPQNTRRDATTNYELDRTIRHTQHKAGTVQRLSVAVVVNYLGTGKDGKPQPMGKEQLAQIEALVREAMGYSSSRGDTLNVVNTPFTDTQVTGGELPFWQSQSFIDRLIDAGRYLLVLLVAWLLWRKLVRPQLQQRQAAQQAAIAAANAPAAKAVDSNKPSNEELAQRRKSQQRVSAEVQSQRIRDLADKDPRVVALVIRQWMSNEI; this is encoded by the coding sequence ATGAGTGCTTCGATAACCGCCGGCGAAAGCCGCGACAACGGCCTGCAGGCCATCTGGAACCGTCTGCGCGCCAACCCGAAAATTCCGTTGCTGGTCGCCGCTTCCGCCGCGATCGCGATCGTCGTCGCGCTGCTGTTGTGGGTGAAAAGCCCCGACTACCGCGTGCTGTACAGCAATCTGAACGACCGCGACGGCGGCGCCATCGTCACCCAACTGACGCAGATGAACATCCCTTACCGCTTTGCCGAGAATGGCGCGGCGCTGCTGATCCCGGCGGAAAAGGTGCATGAAACCCGTCTGCGTCTGGCGCAGCAAGGGCTGCCGAAAGGCGGCGCCGTCGGCTTCGAACTGCTGGATCAGGAAAAATTCGGCATCAGCCAGTTCAGCGAGCAGATTAACTATCAGCGCGCCCTCGAGGGCGAGCTGTCGCGCACCATCGAATCGCTGGGGCCGGTGCAAAACGCCCGCGTTCACCTGGCGCTGCCTAAACCTTCGCTGTTCGTGCGCGAACAGAAATCCCCTTCCGCCTCGGTAACGCTCACCCTGCAACCCGGCCGTGCGCTGGACGACGGCCAGATCAACGCCATCGTTTATATGGTGTCGAGCAGCGTCGCCGGCCTGCCGCCGGGCAACGTGACCGTGGTCGATCAGGCCGGCCGCCTGCTGACCCAGTCCGACGGCACCGGGCGCGATCTCAACGCTTCGCAGCTGAAATACGCCAACGAAGTGGAAAACGGCTTCCAGCGCCGCATCGAAGCGATCCTCGCCCCGGTGGTCGGCAGCGCCAACGTGCGTGCGCAGGTCACAGCGCAGATCGACTTCGCCACGCGCGAGCAAACCGATGAACAATACCAGCCGAACCAGCAGCCGGACAAAGCCGCTATCCGCTCCCAGCAAACCAGCCTGAGCGAACAGATCGGCGGGCCGCAGGTGGGTGGCGTGCCAGGCGCGCTGTCCAACCAACCGAGCGCGCCGGCCACCGCGCCGATTGAAACCGCCAAGCCCGCGGCAGTCAACAATGCCAACGCCACCGCGCAAAACGCCGCAACCACCCGCAGCGCGGCGGCCAGCGGCGTGCCGCAAAATACCCGACGCGACGCGACCACCAACTACGAGCTCGATCGCACCATCCGCCATACCCAGCACAAAGCCGGCACCGTGCAGCGTCTGTCGGTCGCCGTGGTGGTCAACTACCTGGGCACCGGTAAAGACGGCAAACCGCAGCCGATGGGCAAAGAGCAGTTGGCGCAGATCGAAGCGCTGGTGCGTGAAGCGATGGGCTACTCCAGCAGCCGTGGCGATACCCTGAACGTGGTCAATACGCCGTTTACCGACACTCAGGTGACCGGTGGCGAACTGCCGTTCTGGCAAAGCCAGTCGTTTATCGATCGCCTGATCGACGCGGGCCGCTATTTGCTGGTGCTGCTGGTGGCCTGGCTGCTGTGGCGCAAACTGGTGCGGCCGCAGCTGCAACAGCGCCAGGCCGCGCAACAGGCCGCCATCGCCGCCGCCAACGCCCCTGCCGCCAAAGCGGTCGACAGCAACAAACCGAGCAACGAGGAGCTGGCGCAGCGTCGCAAATCGCAGCAGCGCGTCAGCGCAGAAGTCCAGAGCCAGCGGATCCGCGATCTGGCTGACAAAGACCCGCGCGTGGTCGCTCTGGTAATCCGCCAATGGATGAGTAACGAGATATGA
- the fliG gene encoding flagellar motor switch protein FliG, which translates to MSLTGTDKSAILLMTLGEDRAAEVFKHLSSREVQLLSGTMAGMSQVSHKQLGEILTEFEDDAEQYAALSVNASDYLRSVLVKALGEERAASLLEDILESRETTTGMETLNFMEPQSAADLIRDEHPQIIATILVHLKRGQAADILALFDERLRNDVMLRIATFGGVQPAALAELTEVLNNLLDGQNLKRSKMGGVRTAAEIINLMKTQQEEAVIDAMREYDGELAQKIIDEMFLFENLVEVDDRSIQRLLQEVEGESLLIALKGAEQPLREKFLKNMSQRAADILRDDLANRGPVRMSQVENEQKAILLVVRRLAETGEMIIGGGEDTYV; encoded by the coding sequence ATGAGCCTGACCGGAACCGACAAAAGCGCCATCTTGCTGATGACGCTGGGTGAAGATCGCGCGGCGGAGGTGTTCAAACACCTCTCCTCGCGCGAAGTACAGCTGCTGAGCGGCACCATGGCCGGCATGAGCCAGGTTTCACACAAACAGCTCGGCGAAATACTGACCGAGTTTGAAGACGACGCCGAGCAATACGCGGCGCTGAGCGTCAACGCCAGCGACTACCTGCGCTCGGTGCTGGTCAAGGCGCTGGGCGAAGAGCGCGCCGCCAGCCTGCTGGAAGACATTCTCGAATCGCGCGAAACCACCACCGGCATGGAAACGCTCAACTTTATGGAGCCGCAGAGCGCCGCCGATCTGATCCGCGACGAACACCCGCAGATCATCGCCACTATTTTGGTGCACCTCAAACGCGGCCAGGCGGCGGACATCCTGGCCCTGTTCGACGAACGCCTGCGCAACGACGTGATGCTGCGTATCGCCACCTTCGGCGGCGTGCAGCCGGCGGCGTTGGCGGAGCTGACCGAAGTGCTGAACAACCTGCTCGACGGCCAGAACCTCAAGCGCAGCAAAATGGGCGGGGTGCGCACCGCCGCCGAGATCATCAACCTGATGAAAACCCAGCAGGAAGAAGCGGTCATCGACGCGATGCGCGAATACGACGGCGAGCTGGCGCAGAAGATCATCGACGAGATGTTCCTGTTCGAAAACCTGGTGGAAGTCGACGATCGCAGCATCCAGCGCCTGCTGCAGGAAGTGGAAGGCGAGTCGCTGCTGATCGCGTTGAAAGGCGCCGAACAGCCGCTGCGCGAGAAGTTCCTCAAGAACATGTCGCAACGCGCCGCCGACATCCTGCGCGACGATCTGGCCAACCGTGGGCCGGTGCGCATGTCGCAGGTGGAGAACGAGCAGAAAGCCATCCTGTTGGTGGTAAGACGCCTGGCGGAAACCGGCGAAATGATCATCGGCGGCGGCGAGGACACCTATGTCTGA
- the fliH gene encoding flagellar assembly protein FliH, translating into MSDRINTLPWQPWSLNDLGEQKPAFELPPLPDLEQSDPSPDAQAELQQQLATLRLQAEQQGQQLGYADGQQKGYEAGFQSGLEEGRQQGLLEAQQQQQPLTAHWQQLVTEFQHTLDALDSVIASRLMQLALTAAKQVLGQPPVCDGTALLAQIQQLIQQEPMFNGKPQLRVHPDDYPRVEQQLGVTLSLHGWRLLADGELHPGGCKVSAEEGDLDASLATRWHELCRLAAPGEV; encoded by the coding sequence ATGTCTGATCGCATTAACACCCTGCCCTGGCAGCCCTGGTCGCTCAACGATTTGGGCGAACAGAAACCGGCGTTCGAACTGCCGCCGCTGCCGGATCTCGAACAAAGCGATCCGTCGCCGGACGCGCAGGCCGAATTGCAGCAGCAGTTGGCGACGCTGCGGCTGCAGGCCGAGCAACAGGGCCAGCAGTTGGGCTATGCCGACGGCCAGCAAAAAGGCTATGAAGCCGGTTTTCAGTCCGGTCTGGAAGAAGGCCGTCAGCAAGGGCTGCTGGAAGCGCAGCAGCAGCAACAGCCGCTGACCGCCCACTGGCAGCAGTTGGTTACCGAATTCCAGCACACGCTGGACGCGCTCGACAGCGTGATCGCTTCGCGGCTGATGCAACTGGCGTTGACCGCCGCCAAACAGGTGCTGGGCCAGCCGCCGGTGTGCGACGGCACCGCCCTGCTCGCGCAGATCCAACAGCTGATTCAACAGGAGCCGATGTTCAACGGCAAGCCGCAGCTGCGGGTCCACCCGGACGACTACCCACGCGTCGAGCAGCAGTTGGGGGTGACCCTCAGCCTGCACGGCTGGCGCCTGTTGGCGGACGGCGAACTGCATCCGGGCGGCTGCAAGGTCAGCGCCGAGGAAGGCGATCTCGACGCCAGCCTGGCGACGCGCTGGCATGAACTGTGCCGCCTGGCGGCACCGGGAGAAGTCTGA
- the fliI gene encoding flagellar protein export ATPase FliI, which produces MTARLGRWLSSLDTLEKRIARAPTVRRYGRLTRATGLVLEATGLQLPLGATCLIERHDAGEVQEVESEVVGFNGQRLFLMPLEEVEGIVPGARVYARIAPEGQSAGKQLPLGPALLGRVLDGSAKPLDGLPSPETGYRAPLITAPFNPLQRTPIEQVLDVGVRTINGLLTVGRGQRMGLFAGSGVGKSVLLGMMARYTQADVIVVGLIGERGREVKDFIENILGAEGRARSVVIAAPADVSPLLRMQGAAYATRIAEDFRDRGQHVLLIMDSLTRYAMAQREIALAIGEPPATKGYPPSVFAKLPALVERAGNGISGGGSITAFYTVLTEGDDQQDPIADSARAILDGHVVLSRRLAEAGHYPAIDIEASISRAMTSLIDEEHYRRVRTFKQMLASYQRNRDLISVGAYAAGSDPLLDKAMTLYPQMEAYLQQGIFERSGYDEACQQLQQLIV; this is translated from the coding sequence ATGACCGCGCGTCTCGGCCGCTGGCTGAGTTCTCTGGATACGCTGGAAAAACGCATCGCCCGCGCGCCGACGGTGCGCCGCTACGGTCGCCTGACCCGCGCCACCGGGTTGGTGCTGGAGGCTACCGGCCTGCAGCTGCCGCTCGGGGCGACCTGCCTCATCGAACGGCACGACGCCGGTGAGGTGCAGGAAGTGGAAAGCGAAGTGGTCGGCTTCAACGGCCAACGGCTGTTCCTGATGCCGCTGGAAGAAGTCGAAGGCATCGTGCCGGGCGCGCGGGTTTACGCCCGCATCGCGCCGGAAGGCCAAAGCGCCGGCAAACAGCTGCCGCTCGGCCCGGCGCTGCTGGGGCGCGTGCTGGACGGCAGCGCCAAACCGCTCGACGGCCTGCCTTCGCCGGAAACCGGTTACCGCGCGCCGCTGATCACCGCGCCGTTCAACCCCTTGCAGCGCACGCCGATCGAGCAGGTGCTGGACGTGGGGGTGCGCACCATCAACGGTCTGCTGACCGTCGGTCGCGGCCAGCGCATGGGCCTGTTCGCCGGCTCCGGCGTCGGCAAGAGCGTGTTGCTCGGCATGATGGCCCGTTATACCCAGGCGGATGTGATAGTCGTTGGCCTGATCGGCGAGCGCGGCCGCGAGGTCAAAGACTTTATCGAGAACATTCTCGGCGCCGAAGGCCGGGCGCGCTCGGTGGTGATCGCTGCGCCGGCGGACGTGTCGCCGCTGCTGCGCATGCAGGGGGCGGCCTACGCCACCCGCATCGCCGAAGATTTCCGCGATCGCGGGCAGCACGTGTTGCTGATCATGGACTCCCTTACCCGCTACGCCATGGCGCAGCGTGAGATCGCCCTGGCCATCGGCGAACCGCCGGCGACCAAAGGCTATCCGCCTTCGGTCTTCGCCAAGCTGCCTGCGCTGGTGGAACGCGCGGGCAACGGCATCAGCGGCGGCGGCTCCATCACCGCCTTCTACACCGTGTTGACCGAAGGGGACGATCAGCAAGATCCGATCGCTGACTCGGCGCGCGCCATCCTCGACGGCCACGTGGTGCTGTCCCGGCGCCTGGCGGAGGCCGGCCACTACCCGGCGATCGACATCGAAGCGTCAATTAGCCGCGCCATGACGTCGCTGATCGACGAAGAGCATTACCGCCGGGTACGCACCTTCAAGCAGATGCTGGCCAGCTATCAGCGCAACCGCGATCTGATCAGCGTCGGCGCCTACGCGGCGGGCAGCGATCCGTTGCTGGACAAAGCGATGACGCTGTACCCGCAGATGGAAGCGTACCTGCAACAGGGCATCTTTGAACGCAGCGGCTACGATGAAGCCTGTCAACAGCTGCAGCAGTTGATTGTTTAA
- the fliJ gene encoding flagellar export protein FliJ, with product MKSQSPLITLRDLAQDAVEQAAQQLGQVRQAQQAAEQQLSMLLNYQDEYRQKLNHTLCDGMDSSRWQNYQQFIGTLEQAIDQHRQQLLQWGQKVDHAVKQWQDKQQRLNAFETLHTRAINAEQQQENKRDQKLMDEFAQRSAQRNINP from the coding sequence ATGAAATCACAATCCCCCCTGATTACCCTGCGCGATCTGGCGCAGGATGCGGTGGAACAGGCCGCGCAACAGCTTGGCCAGGTGCGGCAGGCGCAGCAGGCGGCGGAGCAACAGCTGTCGATGCTGCTCAACTATCAGGACGAATATCGCCAGAAGCTGAATCATACGCTTTGCGACGGCATGGACAGCTCTCGCTGGCAAAACTACCAGCAGTTTATCGGCACGCTGGAACAGGCCATCGACCAGCACCGCCAGCAGCTGCTGCAGTGGGGGCAGAAAGTGGATCATGCGGTGAAGCAATGGCAAGACAAACAACAGCGGCTGAACGCTTTCGAGACTCTGCATACCCGCGCCATAAATGCGGAGCAGCAGCAGGAGAATAAACGGGATCAAAAACTGATGGATGAGTTCGCTCAACGCAGTGCACAAAGGAATATCAACCCATGA
- a CDS encoding flagellar hook-length control protein FliK, translating to MNLNALPGLALPGDAGGLAELTSALDESQLSSAFAQLLGARFAPAADGKQPPVALSTDDERAPALSRNQLNQLLATFGERGGLLPGLATPADALSSEGAESETLVAGDKPAQPPIAAAKELDAATLQALYAMLPAAIVAQPQPADGQRPLPVENADDAAALQTGNGLLNIAAAGDNTAARSSASPAPTGTGTKTPAADGDNATAALPQSTSGERASAAQPLPAGDTQQQPTLNHAVALAAASPTQTAAPAGSLVTAPPTPQLNAQLGSPEWQQALNQQVLMFHRNGQQSAELRLHPQELGALQIKLKLDDQQAQLHIASAHGQVRAAVEAAMPQLRHALAESGINLGQSSVGGESTPQWQQAQQQASNSQGRSSYAEHPGDEAAAADGVSAPMALQRMASAVNGVDIFA from the coding sequence ATGAATCTGAACGCCCTGCCCGGCCTGGCCTTACCCGGCGATGCCGGCGGTCTGGCCGAACTGACGTCGGCGCTGGATGAGAGCCAGCTGTCATCCGCTTTCGCCCAACTGCTCGGCGCACGTTTCGCGCCCGCCGCCGACGGCAAACAGCCGCCGGTCGCACTGAGCACGGACGATGAACGCGCCCCGGCCCTGAGCCGCAATCAGCTCAATCAACTGCTGGCCACCTTCGGCGAGCGCGGCGGCCTGCTGCCGGGTCTGGCAACCCCAGCCGACGCGCTTTCATCTGAAGGCGCCGAGAGCGAGACGCTCGTGGCCGGCGATAAACCGGCGCAGCCGCCGATCGCCGCCGCCAAAGAGCTGGATGCCGCGACGCTGCAGGCGCTGTATGCCATGCTGCCGGCCGCGATCGTCGCCCAGCCTCAGCCAGCCGATGGCCAACGGCCGCTGCCGGTGGAAAACGCTGACGATGCGGCCGCGCTGCAGACCGGCAATGGCCTGCTGAACATTGCGGCGGCCGGTGATAACACCGCCGCGCGTTCATCGGCATCCCCTGCTCCGACAGGAACAGGCACGAAAACGCCTGCAGCCGATGGCGATAACGCCACGGCGGCGCTCCCGCAATCGACCAGCGGCGAGCGCGCAAGTGCCGCACAGCCGCTGCCGGCGGGCGATACCCAGCAGCAGCCGACGCTCAATCACGCCGTCGCCCTGGCCGCCGCCAGCCCAACGCAAACGGCCGCCCCGGCCGGCTCACTGGTGACGGCGCCGCCTACGCCGCAGTTAAACGCGCAGTTGGGTAGCCCGGAATGGCAGCAGGCGCTGAACCAACAGGTGCTGATGTTCCATCGCAACGGCCAGCAAAGCGCCGAGCTGCGTCTGCATCCGCAGGAGCTGGGCGCCTTGCAGATCAAGTTGAAACTGGACGATCAGCAAGCGCAACTGCACATCGCCTCCGCTCACGGCCAGGTGCGCGCGGCGGTGGAAGCGGCGATGCCGCAACTGCGCCACGCGCTGGCGGAGAGCGGCATCAACCTGGGGCAGAGCAGCGTGGGCGGCGAGTCCACGCCACAATGGCAACAGGCGCAGCAGCAGGCCTCCAACAGCCAGGGGCGTTCCAGCTATGCTGAACACCCTGGCGATGAGGCTGCGGCCGCCGACGGCGTCAGCGCGCCGATGGCGCTGCAGCGCATGGCCAGCGCGGTCAACGGCGTCGATATTTTCGCCTGA
- the fliL gene encoding flagellar basal body-associated protein FliL yields MSQNTLPAAPKRSLLVILLVLISVVACGAAGYSWWLLQQHKNGAEPAAAKQQPPAAPVFMPLDTFTVNLVTPDNNPDRVLYIGLTLRLPDESTRRQLNDFLPEVRSRLLMLLSRQEASQLANEQGKQQLVAQIKDVLSPPLVKGQPKQVVSDVLFTAFILR; encoded by the coding sequence ATGTCTCAGAACACCCTTCCGGCAGCACCGAAACGCTCCCTTCTGGTCATCCTGCTGGTGTTGATCAGCGTCGTCGCCTGTGGCGCCGCGGGCTACAGCTGGTGGCTGCTGCAACAGCATAAAAACGGCGCCGAACCGGCCGCCGCCAAACAGCAACCGCCGGCCGCGCCGGTGTTCATGCCGCTCGACACCTTTACCGTCAACCTGGTGACGCCGGACAACAACCCGGATCGCGTGCTGTACATCGGCCTCACGCTGCGTCTGCCGGACGAAAGTACCCGCCGTCAGCTGAACGATTTTCTGCCGGAAGTGCGCAGCCGCTTGCTGATGCTGCTCTCCCGCCAGGAAGCGAGCCAGTTGGCCAATGAACAAGGGAAGCAACAGTTGGTGGCGCAGATTAAGGACGTGCTCAGCCCGCCGCTGGTTAAGGGACAACCGAAGCAGGTGGTCAGCGACGTGCTGTTCACCGCCTTCATACTGCGGTAA